One segment of Acidianus sp. HS-5 DNA contains the following:
- a CDS encoding DedA family protein, producing the protein MYEFTSQFSYVLIFVLMVLEGMSLPIPSEIIMPLVGYYSFKGDLNIEMGIISGTLGSLIGSIIDYFIAEKLGIPFLSKYGKIFGINESKLFTLSNWFAKYGIFAVFGFRFIPLFRALISFPAGLAKMKIIRFLLATFSGHMIWNSVLALIGYEFSTQWEIIISQVEKSGYVIAGIAVFAIVIYIIISKRR; encoded by the coding sequence ATGTACGAATTTACTTCGCAGTTTAGTTACGTCCTAATATTTGTATTGATGGTATTGGAAGGGATGAGCTTACCCATACCTAGCGAGATTATTATGCCATTAGTTGGTTATTATTCCTTTAAAGGAGATTTAAACATTGAAATGGGTATAATTTCTGGAACTTTAGGCAGTCTAATAGGGTCAATAATTGATTACTTTATAGCAGAAAAACTTGGTATTCCCTTTTTGTCTAAATATGGAAAAATATTCGGAATAAATGAGAGTAAGCTTTTCACGTTAAGTAACTGGTTTGCTAAATACGGAATTTTTGCAGTATTTGGATTTAGGTTTATTCCATTATTTAGGGCTTTAATTTCATTCCCTGCAGGTCTTGCTAAAATGAAGATTATCAGATTCCTTCTTGCAACTTTCTCTGGACATATGATATGGAACAGTGTCCTAGCTTTAATAGGTTATGAATTTTCTACACAATGGGAAATAATTATTAGCCAAGTAGAGAAATCAGGTTACGTAATTGCAGGAATTGCCGTCTTTGCCATAGTAATCTATATAATAATTTCAAAAAGGAGATAA
- a CDS encoding zinc ribbon domain-containing protein, which produces MSYPYGNPYYQGGYPPQGYPQGGPQGYPQGNPYQQNPTFSIMMCSQSVGLGGKQMTIPINHPIDLQYVAQQSVMYLMAQGMQAYPMVGQNMAVIQAQHSSLLGDLTAGNKAYTIRICEGQGFVMVETGIADLMQDLLTVGATAGGTYLLGDDLLHSKLAELAGGGATAIDLYHLYQQYADEQQIMNTIMMLVTSAPPPQGYQQPYGYQQPGQPMQPGYQQPYGQQPYGQQPYYGQQYYPPQQTVQQPTQQTQQPKITPAQQVKNSKCWKCGEELPEGAKFCPYCGASQTPAKCPKCGTVNSPGAKFCSSCGSPLQAEKQTS; this is translated from the coding sequence ATGAGTTATCCTTATGGCAATCCATACTATCAAGGAGGATATCCACCTCAAGGTTATCCGCAAGGAGGACCTCAAGGCTATCCTCAAGGTAATCCATACCAACAAAATCCTACTTTTTCCATAATGATGTGCTCCCAATCAGTAGGCTTAGGAGGAAAGCAAATGACTATTCCAATAAACCATCCCATAGATTTACAGTACGTTGCACAGCAGTCAGTAATGTACTTAATGGCTCAAGGCATGCAAGCGTACCCCATGGTAGGACAGAACATGGCAGTAATACAAGCTCAGCATTCAAGCTTACTTGGAGACTTAACTGCAGGTAATAAAGCTTACACTATAAGGATATGCGAAGGGCAAGGCTTTGTTATGGTAGAAACTGGAATAGCAGATTTAATGCAGGATTTATTGACAGTAGGAGCTACTGCTGGAGGCACGTACTTATTAGGTGATGATTTGCTTCATAGTAAACTTGCTGAACTTGCTGGTGGGGGAGCAACAGCTATCGATCTGTATCACTTATATCAACAATACGCAGATGAGCAACAGATAATGAACACTATTATGATGTTAGTAACTTCTGCACCTCCGCCTCAAGGTTATCAACAGCCTTACGGTTACCAGCAACCCGGTCAACCAATGCAACCGGGTTATCAACAGCCTTATGGACAACAGCCTTACGGTCAGCAACCTTATTATGGACAACAATATTATCCTCCTCAACAAACCGTTCAACAGCCTACGCAGCAAACTCAGCAGCCTAAAATTACCCCTGCTCAACAAGTAAAGAATTCTAAATGTTGGAAATGCGGAGAGGAACTTCCCGAAGGGGCTAAATTCTGTCCCTATTGCGGAGCATCACAGACTCCTGCAAAATGCCCTAAGTGCGGTACAGTAAATTCTCCTGGAGCTAAGTTCTGTTCAAGTTGCGGCTCTCCTTTACAAGCAGAAAAGCAGACGTCATGA
- a CDS encoding DMT family transporter — translation MIKLYYIIPYVVINSLIYTFVKEGLCYASPMFFMALRFLIGGAILLPFARKLTVNKDVILLSVFTTLSTLFWAYGLLYVEPSESAVLSYTMPLIAIPLSVAILKEKTRKSEIIGISIGFLGVILYSLSLGIYFSLLGVTLTLINAIFWALFTVYFRKLKGLDATSVNAVQLLIGSLIFFALSPIQFHFRYSINFLVDLFYVSVLGGGISFYLWNSMLKTERVSKVTVLSFSVPAVSTVVDELRGIDVTSGMIEGIGVMFLGILISRMEKKISKPKVGILR, via the coding sequence GTGATAAAGTTATATTATATTATACCTTATGTGGTAATAAATTCTCTTATTTACACATTTGTAAAAGAAGGGCTTTGTTATGCTTCGCCAATGTTCTTCATGGCTTTAAGGTTTTTAATAGGGGGTGCAATACTTTTACCTTTCGCTAGAAAGCTTACTGTAAATAAAGACGTTATTCTACTTTCAGTTTTCACAACTTTAAGTACGTTGTTTTGGGCTTATGGGTTACTTTACGTTGAACCTTCTGAGTCTGCAGTGCTAAGTTACACTATGCCTTTAATTGCAATTCCTTTATCTGTAGCTATTCTTAAGGAAAAGACCAGGAAGAGCGAAATAATAGGCATTTCAATAGGCTTCCTAGGGGTTATACTTTATTCCTTGAGTCTGGGAATTTACTTTTCTCTTCTAGGTGTAACATTGACTTTAATAAATGCAATATTTTGGGCATTATTTACAGTATATTTCAGAAAATTAAAGGGACTAGATGCTACTTCGGTTAACGCAGTTCAGTTGTTAATCGGCTCTCTAATTTTCTTTGCGTTATCTCCTATTCAATTCCACTTCAGATACTCGATAAATTTCTTGGTAGATCTATTCTACGTTTCAGTCCTAGGAGGAGGAATTTCCTTCTATCTGTGGAATTCAATGTTGAAAACTGAAAGAGTTTCTAAGGTCACTGTGCTCAGTTTTTCAGTCCCAGCTGTAAGTACTGTAGTTGACGAGTTGAGGGGGATAGACGTAACTTCTGGAATGATTGAAGGAATAGGAGTCATGTTCCTTGGAATTCTTATATCTAGGATGGAAAAGAAGATCAGTAAACCTAAGGTCGGAATTTTAAGATGA